Proteins from a genomic interval of Haloplasma contractile SSD-17B:
- a CDS encoding MFS transporter: MMKRINKEFKNLSLFSLGKLVSVFGSLIYSFAMSLYILKVTGDGLSFATNLVIGILPIVIISPFAGVLADRLNRKLIVIIMDVLSGILLIGLYVYINQNGLYILTIYITTFILTVFGVIFNICLESAKPEIVTKKRLMTINSISKIIGSTSSILAPIMGGVIYALVEKNVFDIEIFIMINGLSFLFSAFSELFIDFDINNSKAIKKLEETEKIDDMETKVEHEDNHSFLSNIVDGFNYLKNHSQLKSLISFFIIINFFTGLALLVPLPYIINEVLALDATYFGIIQGAFPVGMILGALVVKKVSDHIPYDQLLSRMILLSSFIMMLIGVPLLVPMLFPTGIYYLVFYSLVMILFGIIVAFVDIPIMYLLQSLVDDNYRGRVMSLAMSLAKITSPLALLLSGILINNVSPWILPILGGGLQLLFCVYRIIMSKKQYLHTQNLKASA; this comes from the coding sequence ATGATGAAGCGTATTAATAAAGAATTTAAAAATTTAAGTTTATTTTCATTGGGTAAATTAGTATCTGTGTTTGGTTCCCTTATTTATTCATTTGCAATGAGTCTCTATATTTTAAAAGTTACAGGTGATGGTTTATCCTTTGCTACTAATTTAGTTATTGGGATCTTACCGATTGTTATAATCAGTCCATTTGCCGGTGTCTTAGCCGACCGGCTTAACCGTAAACTAATTGTAATAATCATGGATGTTTTAAGTGGTATACTTTTAATTGGTTTATATGTTTATATTAATCAAAACGGGCTTTATATACTTACCATTTATATTACTACCTTTATACTTACTGTCTTTGGAGTGATTTTTAACATCTGCCTAGAGTCAGCGAAACCAGAAATTGTAACCAAGAAACGATTAATGACCATAAATTCTATTAGTAAAATTATTGGATCCACTTCATCTATTTTAGCACCTATAATGGGTGGTGTAATCTATGCATTAGTGGAAAAAAACGTATTTGATATTGAAATCTTTATCATGATTAATGGACTTTCATTCTTGTTCTCTGCTTTTTCTGAACTATTTATTGACTTTGACATTAATAATTCAAAAGCGATAAAGAAATTAGAAGAAACAGAGAAAATCGACGACATGGAAACTAAAGTAGAACATGAGGACAATCACAGTTTCTTAAGTAATATCGTAGATGGGTTTAATTACCTTAAGAACCACTCGCAGTTAAAGTCATTAATATCCTTTTTTATCATCATTAATTTCTTTACTGGATTAGCACTATTAGTTCCGTTACCTTATATAATCAACGAGGTTTTAGCACTAGATGCAACATATTTTGGTATCATTCAAGGTGCATTTCCAGTCGGGATGATCTTAGGGGCTCTAGTCGTTAAAAAAGTTAGTGATCATATTCCGTATGATCAACTACTTTCACGAATGATTTTACTCTCTTCCTTTATAATGATGTTGATCGGAGTACCGCTATTAGTTCCAATGCTTTTTCCTACAGGCATCTATTATTTAGTCTTTTATAGTCTTGTCATGATTCTATTTGGCATAATTGTTGCATTCGTTGATATTCCAATCATGTATCTACTACAAAGTTTAGTCGATGACAATTACCGAGGTAGGGTGATGAGTCTTGCTATGAGTCTTGCAAAAATCACATCTCCTTTAGCACTTCTGCTATCAGGAATTCTTATTAATAACGTATCTCCTTGGATCCTACCAATCTTAGGAGGAGGGTTACAGTTACTATTTTGTGTATATCGTATTATAATGTCAAAAAAACAGTATTTACATACTCAAAATTTAAAAGCATCTGCTTAA